From a region of the Mucilaginibacter auburnensis genome:
- a CDS encoding acetyl-CoA C-acyltransferase has product MKQVVIVSATRTPIGSFGGNLSAFTATQLGGFAIASAIKKAGITPNSVQEVLMGNVLSAALGQAPATQAAMFAGLPYLPATTVNKVCASGMKAIMLAAQSISLGQNEIVVAGGMESMSNVPYYLDKARTGYRLGNGQLMDGLLKDGLWDVYNDYHMASAAELCATECNIGRERQDEYAIESYKRALKAQLKGKFIDELTPLEIRDKSGATTLISEDEEPKKVKFDKIQQLKPVFKADGTITAANASALNDGAAALVLMSDEKATELGLQPLARILSYADAQQAPEWFTTAPAKALPLALQRANLSLSDIDYFEINEAFSVVAIANNQQLEIDPAKVNVNGGAVSLGHPLGASGARIIVTLLNVLQQNNGRYGAAGICNGGGGASAIVIENLR; this is encoded by the coding sequence ATGAAACAAGTTGTAATTGTATCAGCAACCCGTACACCTATTGGTAGCTTTGGCGGCAATTTATCAGCCTTTACTGCAACTCAACTGGGCGGTTTTGCAATAGCTTCGGCAATAAAAAAAGCCGGTATAACGCCGAACAGCGTGCAAGAAGTTTTGATGGGTAATGTGTTGTCTGCCGCATTAGGTCAGGCTCCTGCAACACAGGCTGCCATGTTTGCAGGTCTGCCGTATTTACCCGCTACTACTGTTAACAAAGTTTGCGCATCAGGTATGAAGGCAATAATGCTTGCAGCTCAAAGCATATCGCTGGGTCAAAATGAAATTGTTGTGGCAGGTGGCATGGAAAGTATGAGCAATGTGCCTTACTATCTGGATAAGGCGCGTACAGGTTACCGCTTAGGGAATGGTCAACTTATGGATGGTTTGTTAAAAGATGGCTTGTGGGATGTATATAACGATTATCACATGGCTTCGGCTGCTGAGCTGTGTGCTACTGAATGCAACATCGGCCGTGAGCGACAGGACGAATACGCTATTGAGTCGTACAAAAGGGCGTTAAAGGCACAATTGAAAGGAAAATTCATTGATGAATTAACTCCTTTGGAAATAAGAGACAAGAGCGGTGCGACGACGCTTATTTCAGAAGACGAAGAACCTAAAAAAGTAAAATTTGATAAAATACAACAGCTGAAGCCGGTATTTAAAGCGGATGGCACTATAACAGCCGCTAATGCATCTGCCTTAAATGATGGAGCCGCAGCGCTGGTGTTAATGAGCGATGAAAAAGCAACTGAATTGGGCTTACAACCCCTGGCCCGCATACTATCTTATGCCGATGCTCAGCAGGCTCCCGAATGGTTTACTACAGCACCTGCAAAAGCTCTTCCACTGGCACTTCAAAGAGCAAATTTGTCTTTGAGTGATATCGACTACTTCGAAATAAATGAAGCTTTCTCTGTTGTAGCGATAGCCAATAATCAACAGTTGGAGATTGATCCTGCAAAAGTGAACGTTAATGGCGGCGCCGTATCGTTGGGACATCCGTTAGGTGCATCAGGCGCACGCATTATTGTAACCTTGCTTAATGTATTGCAGCAAAACAACGGCAGGTACGGTGCTGCCGGCATATGTAACGGAGGCGGCGGAGCAAGCGCAATTGTTATTGAAAATTTACGTTAA
- a CDS encoding dicarboxylate/amino acid:cation symporter encodes MKKNKLTLYIFIALVAGIIVGYVYNTSVLSDYNNNISSAENVIKTIDSRIASSTDTTTAQYAQLKVQRAEQVKIRTESNSQRESKVEYFTILSDIFLRLIKMIVAPLVFTTLVVGVAKVGDIKAVGRIGGKTLLWFISATLVSLLLGMLLVNFFQPGAKMNIMLPDSHVSTGIQKAAISLKDFITHVFPKSFFESMVTNEILQIVVFSLFFGVATASIGEKGEIVIKAMDAIAHVIMKITTSIMGFAPFAVFGAITAIVAKQGLGIISTYAIFIGEFYFSLLVLWIVIAFAGFIVLKSRVFNLIGKIKDAMLIAFSTSTSEAAYPKLLMELERFGCSNKIASFVLPLGYSFNLDGSMMYMTFASIFLAQAYNIHLSFAQQISMLLVLMLTSKGIAGVPRASLVVIAGTIAMFNIPEAGLALLIGIDPLLDMGRSATNVLGNAMATAVVSKWEGELDGSEAV; translated from the coding sequence ATGAAAAAAAACAAACTCACGCTGTACATTTTTATAGCGCTGGTTGCCGGTATTATTGTAGGTTATGTTTATAACACTTCCGTTTTAAGCGATTATAATAATAACATCAGCTCGGCCGAAAATGTTATTAAAACAATTGATAGCCGCATAGCCTCGTCAACAGATACTACCACTGCGCAATATGCTCAACTAAAAGTACAACGTGCCGAGCAGGTCAAAATCAGAACAGAAAGCAACAGTCAGCGTGAAAGCAAGGTAGAATATTTTACCATTTTAAGCGATATATTTTTACGACTGATAAAAATGATAGTTGCCCCGTTAGTGTTTACCACGCTTGTGGTGGGCGTTGCCAAAGTTGGTGATATAAAGGCAGTTGGCCGTATTGGTGGGAAAACTTTGCTTTGGTTTATCAGCGCTACATTAGTGTCACTGTTGTTGGGTATGTTATTAGTTAACTTCTTTCAACCGGGTGCAAAGATGAATATTATGCTGCCCGATTCGCACGTTAGCACAGGCATCCAAAAAGCAGCTATCTCCCTGAAAGATTTCATAACTCACGTTTTTCCTAAAAGCTTTTTTGAGTCGATGGTTACCAACGAAATATTGCAAATTGTTGTATTCTCTTTGTTTTTCGGTGTGGCTACTGCTTCAATAGGGGAGAAAGGGGAGATTGTTATCAAAGCTATGGATGCTATCGCCCACGTAATCATGAAAATAACAACTTCTATAATGGGGTTTGCACCTTTTGCAGTTTTTGGCGCTATCACAGCTATTGTGGCCAAGCAGGGCTTGGGCATTATATCAACCTACGCTATTTTTATAGGAGAATTTTACTTCTCGTTATTGGTGTTATGGATAGTAATAGCATTTGCGGGTTTTATTGTATTAAAGTCTCGTGTATTTAACCTTATTGGTAAAATAAAAGACGCTATGCTCATAGCTTTCAGTACTTCAACAAGCGAGGCTGCTTATCCAAAATTGTTAATGGAGTTAGAGCGCTTTGGTTGCAGCAATAAAATAGCAAGTTTTGTGTTGCCCTTAGGCTATTCCTTCAACCTTGATGGCTCTATGATGTATATGACCTTTGCATCTATTTTTCTGGCGCAGGCTTATAATATCCATCTTTCTTTCGCGCAGCAAATATCTATGTTGTTGGTGCTGATGCTAACGAGTAAGGGCATTGCGGGTGTACCGCGTGCATCACTTGTAGTTATTGCAGGCACTATTGCGATGTTCAATATTCCCGAAGCAGGTTTGGCCTTGCTTATTGGTATAGATCCGCTATTAGACATGGGCCGCTCAGCAACGAATGTGTTGGGCAACGCTATGGCTACTGCCGTTGTAAGTAAATGGGAGGGAGAACTGGATGGTAGCGAAGCTGTTTAA
- a CDS encoding RNA polymerase sigma factor: protein MSDKEAVFKQIFQANSKKIYHLCYGYTGDDDAANDLLQETFLKVWQNLEKFRNQAMISTWIYRIAVNTCLTYLRSEKRQAKDELTPELADSKPEDYSPKNEQVALLYKCISKLEESERIIITMVLDELPYPEIAEISGISEGNLRVKIFRIKQKLTELYNQYERL from the coding sequence GTGTCAGACAAGGAAGCTGTTTTTAAGCAGATATTTCAGGCCAACTCAAAAAAGATATACCATTTATGCTATGGTTATACCGGCGATGATGACGCGGCTAACGATCTGCTACAGGAAACTTTTCTAAAAGTCTGGCAAAATCTGGAGAAGTTTCGTAACCAGGCAATGATATCTACGTGGATATACCGTATTGCCGTGAACACGTGTTTAACCTATTTACGCTCGGAGAAAAGACAGGCTAAAGATGAGCTGACGCCGGAACTGGCCGATTCAAAACCTGAAGATTATTCGCCAAAGAACGAACAGGTGGCGTTATTGTATAAATGTATATCAAAGCTGGAGGAATCAGAAAGGATCATTATCACCATGGTGTTAGATGAGCTTCCGTATCCGGAGATAGCAGAAATATCCGGTATATCCGAGGGCAATCTAAGGGTGAAGATATTTCGTATAAAACAAAAATTAACAGAATTATATAATCAATATGAAAGACTTTGA
- the rpmA gene encoding 50S ribosomal protein L27 — MAHKKGAGSSRNGRESHSKRLGIKIFGGQPAIAGNIIVRQRGTQHNPGLNVGLGKDHTLFALADGQVVFKKKADNRSYVSVLPFATAPVAEDAAPAVVAEEAPKAKKAPVKKAEAAEETEAAAE, encoded by the coding sequence ATGGCACATAAAAAAGGAGCCGGTAGTTCACGAAACGGTCGTGAGTCGCACAGCAAACGTTTAGGTATCAAAATATTTGGTGGTCAGCCAGCAATTGCCGGTAACATCATCGTTCGTCAGCGTGGTACACAACACAACCCAGGCCTTAACGTAGGTTTAGGTAAAGACCACACTTTATTTGCATTGGCTGATGGTCAGGTGGTTTTCAAAAAGAAAGCAGATAACCGTTCATACGTTTCTGTTTTGCCTTTTGCTACTGCTCCTGTAGCAGAAGATGCTGCTCCGGCTGTAGTTGCTGAAGAAGCTCCAAAAGCTAAAAAAGCACCTGTGAAAAAAGCTGAAGCTGCTGAAGAAACAGAAGCTGCTGCTGAGTAA
- the rplU gene encoding 50S ribosomal protein L21, producing MYAIVSIAGQQFKVAKDQQIFVHRLQGDEGASIEFDNVLLAENEGKFKLGSDLQGAKVSAKIVSHLKGDKVIIFKKKRRKGYKKKNGHRQQFTKIEITGISL from the coding sequence ATGTACGCAATAGTAAGTATAGCCGGACAGCAATTTAAAGTTGCTAAAGACCAGCAGATCTTTGTACACAGATTACAAGGTGACGAGGGCGCTAGTATTGAATTTGACAATGTGTTGTTAGCAGAAAACGAAGGTAAATTCAAATTAGGTTCTGATTTGCAAGGCGCTAAAGTATCGGCTAAGATCGTGTCTCATTTAAAAGGTGATAAAGTAATTATCTTCAAAAAGAAAAGAAGAAAAGGTTACAAAAAGAAAAACGGTCACCGTCAGCAATTTACCAAGATCGAGATCACTGGTATATCATTATAA